GCATTGATACATTTTCTGCCGTAGCCGGAAAAGGTATTGAAAAGCTGAAGAACGCAGGAATAAAGGTGGAAACAGGCGTACTGGAAGCGGAATGCAGGTTTATCAACCGCCGCTTTTTTACGTTCCATGAACAGAAACGCCCCTACGTGATCCTGAAATGGGCGCAAACCCGCAACGGCATGATCGCATCAGATGATTTTAAACCGGTGCGGATCTCTAATAGCTATACAGACAGGCTGGTACATCGCTGGAGAAGTGAAGAAATGAGCATCCTGGTAGGTACCGGTACTGCTATTCATGATAATCCTAAACTCAGCACCAGGCTATGGCCAGGTAAAGACCCGGTAAGACTGGTGATTGATAAGGCACTCAAGGTGCCACACGAATACCACGTATGGGATGGTAGTCAGCCTACTATCTTCATTTCCGGCCGCACCGGCGATTCTGCCGGTAAATCCGAGATCATGCAGCTGGATTTTTATGACGACCTGCTTCCGCAGCTGATGGAGCAGTTGCATCATAAAAACCTGCAAAGCGTACTGGTGGAAGGTGGCCCTTATGTACTGGAGCAGTTTATCGAAACGGGCCTTTGGGACGAATGCCGCATCATCACCGGAAGCGGCGTGCTCACTGCCGGCAAAGCAGCACCTGTATTGTCAAAAGCAACACTCTCATCGTCAGCAATGATAGATACGGACCGTGTGGATATCTATCACCGCAGCCACTCCTGAGGCTATCCGGGCATGTGAATTAATATTGGTTTCTAAATTTTTTGAATGGAGGTTTATTTTACTATTGATAAAACTGCTGTCGCTGAATTTAAAGACAGAGGCAGCAAATTTCTGGCATATGCCTACCCTGTTAAGTCGGCAGATGATGTAAAGGCATGTTTACTGGAGATCAAAAAAGAACATCCCAAAGCAACGCACCATTGTTATGCGTACCGCCTTGGTACCGACGGACTACAATTTCGTGCAAATGATGACGGGGAGCCTTCCGGTACTGCCGGTAAGCCTATCCTTGGCCAGATAGACAGTAAGCAACTCACCGATGTACTGGTGGTTGTGGTGAGATATTATGGCGGTACCTTATTAGGTGTGCCCGGATTGATCAATGCTTATAAAGTGAGTACTGCCATGGTATTGCAGCTGATTCCGGTGATCCAGAAAAATGTGGAAAAGCGCTACCACCTGAGCTTTGACTATACCATCATGAATGAGATAATGACGGTAGTGAAACAGCATAACGTGACCGTCCTGGCGCAGGAAATGCAACTCTTCTGCACGATGGATATTGGTGTACCCAAGAATACAGAAGAGCTGTGTTTATTGAAGCTGAATGATATCAGAGGATTGGAGATCAAGCCGATAAAATAAGCTATTCAGATCGCAGACTTTTCACCGGGTTCATCAGGGCCGCTCTGATAGCCTGATAGCTAATGGTGAACAAGGTTAGCAATAACGCTCCCATTGCCGCGATGAGAAATACGGATATGCCTATATTTACCCGATAGTCAAATTGCTGTAGCCAGCGGTTTACAAAAAAGAATGCCAGCGGAGCAGCCAGTAATGCACTCGCCATTACCAGTATCACAAAGTCTTTCGACAGCATGGCCCAAATCTGTGTAACAGAGGCTCCCAGCGCTTTGCGTATGCCTATTTCCTTGGTACGCTGCTCAGCTGTGAACGCCGCCAGGCCCAGCAATCCGAGGCAGGAGATGAAAATGGCAAAGCAGGTGAAGATCATGGATAAACGCCCGATCAGGACTTCCTGGCGGAATTTAGATTCGTATTCATCGTCTGCAAACTGGTATGCAAACGCACTTTCTGGACTATATCCTGCAAACACTTTTTCAATCTCCTGTATAGCAGTATGCGGATTAACCTTGCCAGCCAAACGAATAATGCCCCAGGTTTTATCAGTAGCATCAGGGATGAACATCGCCGGGTCAGCTTTTGAATAAGGAGAAAGCATGAGCGCATCTTTTACCACTCCCGCTATAAACAAACGACGGTCATTCCAGGTGATAACCTGGTTTACCGGATTGTTCAACCGCAGGCGCTTTACAGCAGCTTCATTCAGTATTACCGACTGGCTGTCAGTGGCGCTGGCGTGGAAATCACGTCCGGCTATTATTTTCATACCGGCTGTCTGGAAATAATTATCATATACATTAAAAACCCCCATTTCAACGGTTTCTCCAGGCAGCTTACCAGGGAAATCATCCAGGTCGTTATGGGCATAAACATCCGTTACAGGGGAGGAAGAGGCAGTAAGATTGGTAACTACACCGGTTTGCAGCAGCTGATTGCGGAAAGCGTCGAAATGATTAGCTATTTCCTTCGGAAGCCTGGTCTGAATGAGCATGTCTTTATCATAGCCGGCAGACCTGTTACGTGCATAGTCTATCTGGTTGTGAATCACGATGGTGGCGATGATCAGGGCGATCGAACAGGTGAATTGCGCAATTACCAATGCTCTCCTGGAATTACTACTGGTTTTGCCTGTCCGCATGCCTTTAAGGATCTTCACCGGCCGGAATGAGGAGAGAATGAAGGCGGGCCTTGCTCCGGCAATGATACTCACTATTACCACTGCCGATATCAGTATTATATACAGCCAGGGTGATGAAAAAGGAATTGGTACCGTAGTGGTAGTGATCCGGTTGAACAGCGGAAGTGCCAGCATAGCCAGCATAAAGGCTATAACAGCGGCTATCAGTGTAGTAACAAAGGATTCTACCAGGAACTGGAAGATCAGGAATTGCTGTTCGGCACCTATTGCCTTACGAATACCTACTTCTTTTGCACGCTTGGAAGAGCGAGCAGTGGAGAGATTAATAAAGTTGATGCAGGCAATCAGTAATACCAGGAGGCCCACGACGCAGGCCGTGCGAATATTATCAATGAGGCCGCCCGCATCTTTACCGTTCTCATATTTACCATACAAATGCCAACGCGATATGGGCTGTAACACTACATCCGAGCGCATGGCATTTTCGGAGGCGGTTTCTGTCTTTTCTATGTCTTTGATCTTGGCGGCAAATTGTTCCAGATTAACGCCAGGCTTCAGTTTGACGAACTCCTGGAAGCCATTGTTGCCATACCCGCTATTTCTGCTATTTCTCACATATTCATATGCCTGCTCCATACGGCGCATCGTCATCAGGTATTTAAACCGAAAGGTTGAATTTTCAGGAAGATCTTTAAGTATACCCGTCACTGTCAGGTTATCGGTATTATCGACGCGAACAACTTTCCCGATGGGGTCATCACTACCGAAAAGGGCTTTGGCAGCGGATTGCGTGAGTATGATGCTGTTGGGGTCTTGAAAAACAGTATTGATATCACCTTGTATAAGTGGATATTGGAAGATGTGCAGGAAATCATCGGCTACATGCGCACCGTCCAGTACTAACTTTTTTTCACCAGCTTTGAGGTTATGAAAACCCATCCAGTCGGTTTCGGCGAGGTATTCAATTTCTGGCATGGCAGACTTGAGCGTGGCTCCCAGTTTCAGGGATACTGCCTTGAAGTTGAGTATTTCCCCATTGCTGTCGAAGTTCCTTCTTACCTGGAATACCCTATCTTGTTCCGGCACCTGGCTATCAAAAGAGGCTTCATGATAGGCCCACAACCCTATGATCAGTGCTACGGCCAGTCCTGTAGCCAGTCCCAGGATATTTATTACGCTAAACCCTTTGTTGTTGCGCATATTACGGTATGCTACTTTAATATAGTTGTTGATCATATGCGATGAATTAAACCCCTGAAGGGATACAGGTGAGCGTACTAACGGGGTGCCAGAGATAAAGGGTGTTGATAACCAACAGGATAAAATAAAAAAGCGAACGACAACTGTCCGTTTTTGGTACAGTTGTCGTTCGCTTTCGAATATAATAATTTTTAACGGGAGAATCGATCGCTTACCACGAGGTCTTTACTACCGGCGGTATACTTATAAAACCCTTCACCGCTTTTGGCTCCCAGGTAACCGGCTGTTACCATGTTTACCAGTAACGGACAAGGAGCATATTTAGGATTACCGAATCCATCATGCAATACGTTGAGGATAGAGAGGCATACATCCAGTCCGATGAAATCGGCCAGCTGTAAAGGTCCCATCGGATGGGCCATTCCCAGTTTCATGACGGTATCAATCTCAGCCACGCCGGCTACACCTTCAAAGAGGGAGTAGATGGCTTCGTTGATCATTGGCATCAGGATACGGTTGGCGATAAAGCCCGGGTAGTCGTTTACTACGCAGGGTACTTTGCCCAGTTTCTCTGAAAGTGCAACGATAGTGGTGGTGACTTCTTTTTCGGTAGCATAGCCATTGATGATCTCAACCAGTTTCATGACTGGTACAGGGTTCATGAAGTGCATGCCTATTACTTTTCCGGGGCGTTTGGTAGCCGCGGCAATTTTTGTAATAGAGATGGAAGAAGTATTGGTAGCCAGTATGGTGCCTGGTTTGGCGTGCTGGTCGAGGTCCTGGAAGATTTTCAGCTTCAGGTTAATATTTTCAGTGGCGGCTTCCACAACGAGGTCTGCATCGCTGACACCGGAAGGTAGGTCGGTGTGGAGGCTGATGTTGGCCAGTGTTTGTGTTTTGACATCTTCTGTGATAGAGCCTTTGGTTACCTGACGATCCAGGTTTTTGGCAATAGTTTGCTGCGCCTTCTGGAGGGCAGCTTCTGAGACATCAACAAGGTTTACTGAAAATCCGTTCTGAGCGAATACATGCGCAATACCATTTCCCATAGTACCGGCGCCTATGACTGCGACTTTTTGCATAACGTACGACATGGTGTATGAATCTGTTTATTCGTTTATCTGGAGCTAATAGCTTAACAAATAAACGAATAAACGGGCTAATTATCGTCTTTGTTCTTGAAATCCCCTCGTTTCCAGGCTTGTATGAATTGTGCCCATGCGAGCGGGTTAAAGATATTCTGCGGAGGTGGCTGGCCGGCGTAGTAAAGTGATGCGGCCTGACGTTTCATGTACATGTTGGTGGCTTCGCGGCCATCTACAGGTGTAACGCGGGCGAGGGCACGTAATCGGCCTGCTTCGGTATTTTTTCGCGCTATTTCGTATGCATCGTCTGGAATATCCATACTGGCAAATGCACGCTCAAATTCTTCCCTGGTAGGATAAGGCCGGATAATAGTGGCCGGGAGATAGGTCGTATCTTCCACCATCAGCTGTATCAGTGAATAGGCATTACCGGGCAGTGTGGCAGGAATGGTATAATTTTTCTTCTTAAAGCCAACGGCACTAAAAGTAAGGGTGTCACCCTTAAAGGCCACAATAGAGAATACACCCTGCCTGTTGGCGATCGTACCTCTGCTTTGGCCTCGTACTATAATACTAACTGCAGGGATAGCCTTCAGACTATCTGCAGTCATAGTAATACCGGAAATCTGAATAATGCTGTCTTTGAATTCCGTTATCTGCGCCTGTAACAGGAAAGGAGATAAAAGGAATACGATAAGTAGTGACAGTCTGTAGGAACTCTTGTGCTGCATTACCGCTCTAAGATATAGAAATTATTTTAAGTATTATGATCATGCTTCCCGACAGTTAGAGAGAAGCAAATCAGAGTTGTAAATTAAGGCCCATTTGGGTTAACTTTGCAGTCTGGAATCTAATTTAACAACAATTTATGATGACGAAAGAGCAGATTTTAAAGGCCCTGAGCAACGTAGAAGAACCTGATTTAGGTAAGGATCTGGTGACGTTGAACATGGTGAAAGATATAGAGATCAATGGCAATAAGGTGAAATTTACGGTTGTACTGACTACTCCTGCCTGTCCTTTGAAAGACCTGATCCGCAACGCCTGTGTGAATGCTATTCACATGCTGGTGAGCAAGGATGCAGAGGTAGAAGTGGTGATGACCGCCAATGTAAGCAGCAAACGTAACAATGGACAGGGCGCCCTTCCTAATGTTAAGAATATTATCGTAGTGGCTTCCGGTAAAGGAGGCGTAGGTAAATCAACCGTGGCAGCAAACCTCGCCCTGGCACTGGGCCGCGATGGTGCCCGTGTAGGCCTGATGGATGCTGACATCTATGGACCTTCCGTGCCTATTATGTTCGGTGTTCGCGGCGAACGCCCGATGATGGTAAGCGTAGACGGTAAAGGCATGATCGAACCTATGGAAAAATGGGGGATTAAATTTATGTCTATCGGCCTCCTCATCGACGAAAGAGAAGCAGTGGTTTGGCGCGGACCTATGGCCAGCAGCGCTTTACGCCAGTTTGTAACCGATGTTCACTGGGGTGAACTGGATTACCTGGTTATCGACATGCCTCCTGGTACCGGTGATATTCACCTGACCCTCGTACAAACCGTTCCTATCACCGGCGCCGTAATCGTTACCACGCCGCAGGATGTGGCACTGGCAGATGCTAAAAAAGGTATCGCTATGTTCCAGGGTAAACAAATCAATGTACCTATCCTCGGACTGGTAGAAAATATGGCATATTTCACGCCTGCTGAACTGCCTGAAAATAAATACTATATCTTCGGAAAACACGGTGGCCGTAAACTGGCAGACGAACTGGAAATTCCTTTCCTGGGCGAAATTCCATTGGTACAGAGCATCCGTGAAGGTGGTGATTACGGCGAGCCTATCATGACACAAGATGATAAAGCCACCCGTAAGGCTTTCCTGGATATCGCTGGTGCTACCGCACGTGCCGTAGCCATGCGTAACGCGAATATCGCACCTACCAAAATTGTAGATATTGTAGTTTAATAACTACCACCAATAAATATTTTCCCGACTGACCGGAAAGGCAACTGCCCGGTCAGTCTGATTTAACCCCAGCAATGCCAACCCGACTATATCTTCCCTTAATTTTTACTGTTTAATATTCACCACATAATCCCGTAATATGTATACCGCAAAAATTAACAGAGAAACAGACTGGAGCAAGATAGCAGCCTTCATGCGTGAATTCAGCTTCGCATTGATCGTGAATACCGACGAGCAGGGTGTACCACATGCTACGCATATCCCTGTTTCCCTGATTGAAAAATCACCAGGCAATTTTGTGCTGCAGGGGCACATTGCCAAAGTAAACCCGCAATGGCAGTACTTTGAAAAAAATGACACCCTGATAGTATTCTCTGCGCCGCATGCCTACGTTTCTGCTTCATGGTATGAGAAAGACAGAATTCCTACCTGGAACTATATGGCTGTTCACATACATGGTAAAACAAGAATATTATCGGAAGATGAACTGAGGAAAAACCTGGAACAATTGGTCGATCATTATGAAGCAGCTTCTAAATGCCCTGTACATATTAATGATATAGATCATAAATATTTTGAAAATAACCTGAAAGCAGTTGTTGGATTTGAAACAACAGTACGAGATATTAATGCAAATTATAAATTGAGTAATAATAAAAATGATAAGGATTTTTGCAGCGTAGTAGATCATCTGAAGGAGAGAGATCATGAATTTGATGCAAGAATAGCCGCTGAAATGGAAGTCAGAAGGCCACAGGCCGGAGATAAAAAGGATTCCGGCATCAAATAGTTATCAGCTGAAAATGAAATATCTTTAATTGGGCTGATTTTGCTTACCTTTGCGCCCCAAATAAAACCGACTATGAATAGACAGGAATTGGTAAATCTGATTAAGGAAAGACAATCTTATCTGTGTGTAGGATTGGACACGGACATGCAAAAGATCCCAAAACACCTGCTATCTCACGCAGATCCGGTGTTTGCCTTTAACAAAGCGATCATTGATGCTACCAAAGATCTGGCGGTTGCCTACAAGATCAATACAGCATTTTATGAAAGTATGGGTATTCGCGGCTGGGAAAGCCTGCAACGTACCGTTGAGTACATTCCTTCCGGTATCTTCACCATTGCAGATGCAAAAAGAGGGGATATCGGCAATACCTCTACGCAATATGCGAAAACATTCTTCGATACCTACAAATTTGATTCTGTTACCGTAGCGCCTTACATGGGCCGCGATAGCGTAGAACCATTCCTGCAGTTTCCTGAGAAATGGGCTATCATGCTGGGTCTTACCTCCAACGAAGGAAGCCAGGACTTTCAGATGCTGAAAACAGACGGGGAATATCTCTTTGAAAAAGTATTGAAAGCAGGTATGCAATGGGGTACGCCAGATAACCTGATGTTTGTGGTAGGTGCTACACAGTCGTCACAACTGGGGCATATCCGTAAACTGGCGCCAGACAACTTCTTCCTCGTACCAGGTGTTGGTGCGCAGGGTGGTAGTCTGGAAGAAATCTCCAGACAGGCGATGAACAAAGATTGTGGCCTGCTCGTGAATGCAAGCCGTGCAATTATCTACGCCGGTAATGGTGAGGATTTTGCCGAAGAAGCAAGAAAAGTAGCGAAGCAATATCAGCTGGAAATGGCGACTTATCTGAGTCAGTCAGCCGCTGGTACACTGTAATTACAGCATACTACAGGACATCTTTATAAATTTTTAAAACGCAGTTTTGCTACACAGCACGACTGCGTTTTTTATTTAAATACACAGCTCTTTTTACTGGTCCACCAGGACCTGATTTCGTAGGTTAGCCTACCTGCTTTTACCGCGGGGTCAGTGTTTACAAGGCGTTCTGCCTCCATACTGTCTTTGCAATCCAGGATATAAAGTCCACGTATGGTACCGGTATCACCGAAGGGGCCGGAGACAATAATTTTTCCTTCTTTGGAGAGTCTGCCTATATTTTTCAGATGCAATTGCTGTAATGCCTGCGCTTCCTGTGCATCAATATCAGGGTGCGGGCCTCTTTTTAAAAATACTATCCAGTATTTTTTCATGTCCGGGCTTTGCCCGTCTGTGTTAAATTTAGCGCTAAGAAACGCCGACAATGCAGGGATAGGGAATGGAGAAGGACGGAAAGAAACGATAACTACGATTAGAAAACATAACAGAAATACAGCGGGTATAACCTTGCTTGCCATGACAATCGAATTTGTTACTAATCTACTAACATATTGTAAGCGAGATTGTTAATGACAAAAATTTAATCCATGTGCTGATATCAGGATAACTCATTATATTGCTGATAGCCAAAATTCACGTTTATGTTGCAAGACCTCTTCCAGTCCCCGGACTATTATGCTGTAGACGACCTGTTAACGGAGGAACACCTGTTGATCCGCGATGCTGTAAGGCAGTGGGTAAAGAAAGAAATTTCCCCGATCATTGAAGATTGCGCCCAGGAAGCTAAATTTCCTGCACAGATAATTCCCGGACTTGGAAACCTGGGATGTTTCGGGCCTACTATCCCGGCAACATATGGTGGTGCAGGTCTTGACTATATCTCTTATGGCCTGATGATGCAGGAGCTGGAACGCGGAGATAGCGGCATACGTTCTACTGCGTCTGTACAGGGCTCATTGGTTATGTATCCTATCTATGCTTTTGGCAGTGAGGCACAGAAGCAGTGGTATCTTCCCAAACTGGCCACTGGTGAGTATATGGGTTGTTTTGGACTTACAGAACCAGATCACGGTTCCAATCCCGCAGGTATGATTACCAATTTCAGGGAAGATGGCGACCATGTGATCCTGAACGGCGCCAAGATGTGGATATCCAATGCACCTTTTGCAGATATTGCGGTGGTGTGGGCGAAAAATGAAGCCGGAAAAATCCAGGGCATCATCGTAGAACGTGGCATGGAAGGCTTTACCACACCGGAAACGAAAGGTAAGTGGAGCCTGAGGGCCAGTGCTACCGGCGAGCTCGTTTTTGATAATGTAAGAGTGCCAAAAGAAAATATTTTACCGGGCGTAACCGGGCTGAAAGGGCCATTGTCCTGCTTATCATCAGCGCGCTTTGGCATTGCCTGGGGCGTAATTGGCGCCGCGATGGACTGTTATGATATTGCTTTGCGCTATGCAAAAGAACGTATTCAGTTTGGTAAGCCAATTGCCGGATTTCAGCTTACGCAGAAGAAATTAGCGGAGATGATCACTGAGATTACCAAGGCCCAGCTGTTGAACTGGAGATTAGGCGTACTGAAAAACCAGGGCAAGGCAACGCCGGCGCAAATTTCCATGGCTAAACGAAATTCCTGTGCCGTGGCTACACAAATAGCCAGAGATGCCCGTCAGATACTGGGAGGAATGGGTATTACCGGCGAATTCCCGGTGATGCGCCATATGATGAACCTGGAAAGTGTTATCACCTACGAGGGTACCCATGAAATACATCTGCTGATCACCGGTATGGATGTTACCGGCCTCGATGCCTTTAAATAATCGGCGGCTTTATTGGATTAGCTCAATTGTCTTTTTATCTTTAGCGCATTCCATGCAGCTGAAGTGAACATCTATTATGAAAAAAATACTATCCCGACTTTCTGTTTTTTTATTGATTTTACTGATTGCCAACGTATGTCGCGTATCTGCTGCCACGGCTGATACTGCCAGGGTGCAATTGATAAGTTGTGAAGGAAAAGCACAGGGCACTTACTATATCGTAAAATATCTTTCGGCAGATACTGCCAGTCTGCAATCCCGTATCGACTCCCTATTTAAGGTCATTGATCATTCTTTATCGCTGTACCAGCCGCATTCGCTGATCAACCAGTTTAATGAAACCGGGAAAGTGAATATGGATGAACATATGCAGCGGGTAGTGGAAAAGGCGCTGTTTGCCAATAAGGCGACGGCCGGGCTTTTTGATATTACCGTGAAGCCACTGGTGTATCTCTGGGGTTTTGGCGTAACTAAACCATCCTTTAAAGGAATACCGCCTGCGGATAGCATAAAGGCGACCATGCCCTATATTGGCAGTCGTTACCTCCGGGTAAAGGGAAATACGCTGTTTGCCCTTAAAAAAGGGGTACAAATCGATTGTAATGGCATCGCGCAGGGCTATACGGTGGATGTTATAGGTAGATTTCTTGATGCGGCTGGTATAAGGGATTACCTGGTAGATGTGGGAGGAGAGTTGTGTGCGCGGGGATATAATGTGCAGCATAAGCGTTGGAGCGTAGGTGTAGAGCGGCCATCACCGGGCGATACCACTTATGAGCCTGTACAGGGCATCGTTCGGCTGGCAGCCGAAGGGATTGCTACCAGTGGTAATTACCGCCGGTTCTTCGATCAGGGAAAGACACGTTTTGCACATACCATCAATCCTTTAACAGGAGAGGCTTTACATAATAACATCATCAGTGTGACTGTACTGGCAAAAGATTGCTTTACAGCAGATGCCTTTGATAACCCGCTGATACTGATGGGAGTGACAGAAGGGTTGCAGTGGCTGGAAAAGCACCCGGAATACGGCCTTGAAGCATTATATATCTATCGTGCCAAAGATGGTACTATACAGGAAGCCTATACGAAGCAATTCGGCTTACGTTTGCTCAACAATTAATTGCGGGATGAATAAAAAAAATCCCGCAGCCTTTATTAGAGACTACGGGAACCATTCTCACATTTTCCTTCTTAGAATATGGATAAAATACTTAGTTGAGGTGGAACTTCAGCCCAATATTCCCTTGTATTGACTGGAAATTGGTGAGGTCGCCCACTTTATAAGGTGCATAATTGTATCTGACATTGGCGTTAAACAACAGGGGAGAAGCTTTGCCGAAAGGCACGTTGATTCCAATTTCAGGGCTTACCAGAAATCTCCAGCTATTGTCGGACTCTACGAATTCTCCCCAGTATTTTTTGTAATCCATATTGGCAACACCGATACCAACGGAAGCGTAGGGGATGACGGCTTTATCAGGTTTGGTAAAGGCCCATCCTATGGTTGCCTGGATAGGAATTACCTGCAGGGTACGTGTTTGTACGGCAGATACATCACCGATTTTATCAGGATATACGGCACGTGGTAAGCGTTCGTAGTAGTCCTGGAATCCTGTTCGGAGTCCTACAGACAACTGGTCATTCAGCATATATTGCAGTCCGGCGCTCCAACCGCGGAAGCTGGTTTTATTAGTATAGTCTTTGAGAGATCCTATTGGCTGCGCGATGGAATAGTTCACATCAATCGATAATGGCGGACGTACCTGTGCAGCAACGGCCTGGGTTGCCAGACAGCCTGCAAAAATCAATATCCAGTTTTTTATCTTTTTCATCTTTCCAATCATTTTAAGGTTCATCGATTTGATACATCATTACTTGTTGGTGAGGTAAGGAGACTGGGCAAAAGAAGCCTGTACCATACTTGGTACATTGCTGGTTGTCCATACGTTTGTACCTCTCCAGAGTGAGTTCCATACAGCGGTCAGCTGATTGTTGGTGCCTGGATTTTTCAAATCGAAAAGGTCGATGGCAGTTTGTCTTTCTCTTACCTGGTACACCTGGTAATAAGGTGGATAGTACCATCCAAAGCCTGGGTAACCCCAGTAGCCAGGATCCCAGTATCCACCCCACCAGCCAGGGTTCCAGCCTGTAGTATAGAAGGTGTTGTCGATACGGGTGAGGTTAATACCAAGGTCTGGTTTAGCATTCTTGCCGACGAGTGTATAGCCTCTTTCCTGCATGGCCGCAGTAACAGAGGCGATCAGCTGTTTGTCGTAATCTGTCAGTGCTTTTTTGGTACTGTCTGAAGTGTTGGTCAGAACAGCAACGGAGTCTACAATGCTGAAGGTGGCGTATGATTTGAAGTTTGTCTGGCTATCGTGGTTCGTAATATAAATCCTGGACTCCTCAGGTGTCATATCCTTCAACGGGTCCTTGCCACAACCACTGAATGACACTATTGCCACGATGGCAGCAATACTGCTGAGTAAATAGATTGTTCTTTTCATAATCCTATCGTATTAATTTCTAATTATGGTTTCTTTTCGATTGCTAAATAGCTAAACGAAACGGGTCAACGGCATTTAATGAATGTCGTGAGAATGGAGTGCCGGCCGGCATACGGTGTATTCGCGTTTCCTTTATTGTTCAACGCTTTAGATAGGGGAAAGTTACAGCAGGTTTAGCGCAGAACTGTTAACGTAATCCTAAAATGAAAAATGGGTTAACAACTGTAGTTGATTACATATTATGTTGAAGTGTTAATTCAGAATTTTTTTATTCATCAGCTCGGATTTCAGCTGTGGTGCATTCAGAAAATGTATGCTTTCTATACCCATATTTTTTGCTGCATTTACATTGCGCAGATTATCATCGATAAAAAGTGCTTCTGCAGCATTTTCCTGGTACCTTTCCAGTAAAAGCTGGAAGAAAGAATGGGCGGGTTTACGTTGTTTTTCTCTTCCTGAAACCACAATACCGTCAAACCATTGTAAAAACTGGTATTGCATTAATGCAAGCGGAAACGTTTCATTAGACCAGTTTGTTAAAGCGTACAGCTTATATTTACCACTGTCTTTTAATTCTTTTAACAGTGCTACGGTATCGCTGATTTCGCCACCCAGCATTTCCTTCCATCTGCCATAATAAGCCCGTATTTGCGCCTCAAATGAAGGGAATTGCTGTATCAGCATTTCAGTCCCATCCAGCAGCGATCTTCCTGCATCCTGTTCTTCATTCCAGTCTGATGTGCATATTTCTTCCAGGAACTGTTCCATTTCATCTTCAGTAGAAAA
The Chitinophaga sp. Cy-1792 genome window above contains:
- a CDS encoding Mrp/NBP35 family ATP-binding protein → MMTKEQILKALSNVEEPDLGKDLVTLNMVKDIEINGNKVKFTVVLTTPACPLKDLIRNACVNAIHMLVSKDAEVEVVMTANVSSKRNNGQGALPNVKNIIVVASGKGGVGKSTVAANLALALGRDGARVGLMDADIYGPSVPIMFGVRGERPMMVSVDGKGMIEPMEKWGIKFMSIGLLIDEREAVVWRGPMASSALRQFVTDVHWGELDYLVIDMPPGTGDIHLTLVQTVPITGAVIVTTPQDVALADAKKGIAMFQGKQINVPILGLVENMAYFTPAELPENKYYIFGKHGGRKLADELEIPFLGEIPLVQSIREGGDYGEPIMTQDDKATRKAFLDIAGATARAVAMRNANIAPTKIVDIVV
- a CDS encoding FMN-binding negative transcriptional regulator, whose product is MYTAKINRETDWSKIAAFMREFSFALIVNTDEQGVPHATHIPVSLIEKSPGNFVLQGHIAKVNPQWQYFEKNDTLIVFSAPHAYVSASWYEKDRIPTWNYMAVHIHGKTRILSEDELRKNLEQLVDHYEAASKCPVHINDIDHKYFENNLKAVVGFETTVRDINANYKLSNNKNDKDFCSVVDHLKERDHEFDARIAAEMEVRRPQAGDKKDSGIK
- the pyrF gene encoding orotidine-5'-phosphate decarboxylase — encoded protein: MNRQELVNLIKERQSYLCVGLDTDMQKIPKHLLSHADPVFAFNKAIIDATKDLAVAYKINTAFYESMGIRGWESLQRTVEYIPSGIFTIADAKRGDIGNTSTQYAKTFFDTYKFDSVTVAPYMGRDSVEPFLQFPEKWAIMLGLTSNEGSQDFQMLKTDGEYLFEKVLKAGMQWGTPDNLMFVVGATQSSQLGHIRKLAPDNFFLVPGVGAQGGSLEEISRQAMNKDCGLLVNASRAIIYAGNGEDFAEEARKVAKQYQLEMATYLSQSAAGTL
- a CDS encoding YciI family protein; this translates as MASKVIPAVFLLCFLIVVIVSFRPSPFPIPALSAFLSAKFNTDGQSPDMKKYWIVFLKRGPHPDIDAQEAQALQQLHLKNIGRLSKEGKIIVSGPFGDTGTIRGLYILDCKDSMEAERLVNTDPAVKAGRLTYEIRSWWTSKKSCVFK
- a CDS encoding acyl-CoA dehydrogenase family protein, encoding MLQDLFQSPDYYAVDDLLTEEHLLIRDAVRQWVKKEISPIIEDCAQEAKFPAQIIPGLGNLGCFGPTIPATYGGAGLDYISYGLMMQELERGDSGIRSTASVQGSLVMYPIYAFGSEAQKQWYLPKLATGEYMGCFGLTEPDHGSNPAGMITNFREDGDHVILNGAKMWISNAPFADIAVVWAKNEAGKIQGIIVERGMEGFTTPETKGKWSLRASATGELVFDNVRVPKENILPGVTGLKGPLSCLSSARFGIAWGVIGAAMDCYDIALRYAKERIQFGKPIAGFQLTQKKLAEMITEITKAQLLNWRLGVLKNQGKATPAQISMAKRNSCAVATQIARDARQILGGMGITGEFPVMRHMMNLESVITYEGTHEIHLLITGMDVTGLDAFK
- a CDS encoding FAD:protein FMN transferase, yielding MKKILSRLSVFLLILLIANVCRVSAATADTARVQLISCEGKAQGTYYIVKYLSADTASLQSRIDSLFKVIDHSLSLYQPHSLINQFNETGKVNMDEHMQRVVEKALFANKATAGLFDITVKPLVYLWGFGVTKPSFKGIPPADSIKATMPYIGSRYLRVKGNTLFALKKGVQIDCNGIAQGYTVDVIGRFLDAAGIRDYLVDVGGELCARGYNVQHKRWSVGVERPSPGDTTYEPVQGIVRLAAEGIATSGNYRRFFDQGKTRFAHTINPLTGEALHNNIISVTVLAKDCFTADAFDNPLILMGVTEGLQWLEKHPEYGLEALYIYRAKDGTIQEAYTKQFGLRLLNN
- a CDS encoding outer membrane beta-barrel protein, with product MKKIKNWILIFAGCLATQAVAAQVRPPLSIDVNYSIAQPIGSLKDYTNKTSFRGWSAGLQYMLNDQLSVGLRTGFQDYYERLPRAVYPDKIGDVSAVQTRTLQVIPIQATIGWAFTKPDKAVIPYASVGIGVANMDYKKYWGEFVESDNSWRFLVSPEIGINVPFGKASPLLFNANVRYNYAPYKVGDLTNFQSIQGNIGLKFHLN